A window of the Brassica napus cultivar Da-Ae chromosome C5, Da-Ae, whole genome shotgun sequence genome harbors these coding sequences:
- the BNAC05G09720D gene encoding uncharacterized protein BNAC05G09720D gives MVYIPRRFNRFAAVFDVAATRAHPPCDSSSGSDHFPEETQDLWDLIESFIDREGKVLSDEVSPGEENDDKSDVDDDYEEVKERLREIRENHGGGGERRRIVDEVVNASEFVGEKRHLMAYLRNKGYDAGLCKSRWERFGNNTAGKYEYVDVNGGDKNRFIVETNLAGEFEIARPTTRYISLLAQLPRVFVGTPEELKQLVRIMSLEIRRSMKRAKIHVPPWRRNGYMQAKWFGHYKRTSNEVVTKVKSCGCGPRVGFEESVKAARFNSSTEAEWKRIGLKVGQLTMAFKGGDVRL, from the exons ATGGTATATATTCCACGAAGATTCAACAGATTCGCTGCAGTTTTTGACGTGGCGGCAACGCGTGCACATCCACCGTGCGAtagcagcagcgggagcgatcACTTTCCGGAGGAGACACAGGATCTTTGGGATCTGATCGAATCTTTTATCGACAGGGAAGGGAAAGTTTTATCGGATGAGGTTTCTCCTGGGGAAGAAAACGATGATAAATCAGACGTTGATGATGATTATGAAGAAGTGAAGGAGAGGTTACGGGAAATTCGTGAGAATCACGGAGGAGGCGGAGAGCGGCGGAGAATAGTTGATGAGGTAGTAAATGCAAGTGAGTTCGTCGGAGAGAAACGACACTTGATGGCTTATCTACGTAACAAAGGTTATGATGCAG GTCTTTGCAAGTCCCGGTGGGAAAGATTTGGCAATAACACGGCCGGAAAGTACGAGTACGTTGACGTTAATGGAGGAGATAAGAACCGTTTTATCGTCGAGACAAATCTTGCCGGAGAATTTGAGATTGCTCGGCCTACGACAAGATACATTTCTCTCTTAGCACAACTACCACGTGTCTTTGTTGGAACACCTGAAGAGCTGAAACAGCTTGTGAGGATCATGTCCTTAGAGATAAGACGGTCGATGAAGCGAGCAAAAATTCACGTGCCTCCGTGGAGGAGGAACGGTTATATGCAAGCCAAATGGTTCGGCCACTATAAACGAACATCCAACGAAGTGGTGACTAAGGTTAAGAGCTGTGGTTGCGGACCACGTGTTGGGTTCGAAGAATCGGTTAAAGCGGCTAGGTTTAACAGTTCTACGGAGGCGGAGTGGAAGAGGATTGGTTTAAAGGTTGGCCAGCTCACGATGGCTTTCAAAGGCGGTGACGTGAGGCTGTGA
- the LOC106450751 gene encoding uncharacterized protein LOC106450751, with product MKKLYKKGTVHPSPPQIKSDDKLLHLLPVAILSLAAVLSPEDREVLAYLISTASYSSDRNSTSRLNKTKPHKQSHFDNHSPLFHCDCFSCYTSYWVRWDSSPSRQLIHEIIDAFEDSLEKKKQRKNKKKINGKKDRRKRLVKSPALVSSSFGTNDIPSQLSESSGSSCPCMCTSSSELIDGTGSCNGGLVSKEEFKAGDVGEEDAEEEKGTMSSRFVSFIGEKVLGVWR from the coding sequence ATGAAGAAGCTCTACAAGAAAGGAACCGTACACCCGTCACCACCGCAGATAAAATCAGACGACaagcttctccatctccttCCTGTTGCCATCTTATCACTAGCAGCGGTTCTTTCTCCGGAAGACCGTGAAGTCCTGGCTTACCTTATATCAACCGCCTCTTACTCCAGCGACCGAAACTCTACCTCTCGCCTGAACAAGACCAAACCACACAAACAATCCCACTTCGACAACCACTCGCCTCTCTTCCACTGCGACTGTTTCAGCTGTTACACTAGTTACTGGGTCAGATGGGACTCGTCACCAAGTCGCCAGCTGATTCATGAAATCATCGACGCTTTCGAAGACagcttggagaagaagaaacaaaggaagaataaaaagaagataaatggGAAGAAAGATCGTAGAAAGCGTTTAGTGAAGTCTCCAGCTCTCGTTAGTTCTAGCTTTGGTACGAATGATATTCCGAGTCAACTCAGTGAGTCCTCTGGGAGTTCGTGTCCTTGTATGTGTACGAGTTCGAGCGAGTTGATTGACGGTACTGGTAGTTGCAACGGTGGTTTGGTGTCAAAGGAGGAGTTCAAGGCCGGAGACGTTGGTGAAGAAGATGCGGAGGAGGAGAAAGGGACCATGAGTAGTAGATTTGTGAGTTTCATTGGTGAGAAAGTTCTTGGTGTTTGGAGATAA